The Pelagibacterium halotolerans B2 nucleotide sequence CGTTTCGAGCGCCATGCGCATGCAGCGTACCGCGCCCTCGCCCGAAGGGGCCACCATGTCGTAGCCGTCCGAGGTCGCGCCATAGCCGATCAACTCGGCAATGATATTGGCGCCGCGCGCCTTGGCGTGTTCGTATTCCTCGAGCACCAGAACCCCGGCGCCCCCTGCAATCACGAACCCGTCGCGATTGGCGTCGTAGGCGCGCGATGCCTTTTCCGGCGTGTCGTTGAAGTCCGAGCTCATGGCGCCCATGGCGTCGAACAGGTTCGACATCGACCAATCGAGATCCTCGTGGCCGCCGGCAAAAACGATATCCTGCTTGCCCAACTGGATCTGTTCATACGCATTGCCGATGCAATGCTTGGACGTCGCGCAGGCAGAAGAGATCGAATAATTGACCCCCAGAATGCCATAGGCGGTGGCCAGCGTCGCCGAGGCGGTCGAGCTCATGGCTTTGGGCACGGCGAGCGGACCGATGCGCTTGGGGCTCTTTTTTTCCCGCGTGATGTCGGCGGCCTCGACAACGGCGCGCGTCGAAGGCCCGCCCGATCCCATCACGATACCCGTGCGCGGGTTCTTGACGTCTTTTTCCTCGAGCCCGGCCATCTCGATGGCCTGCTGCATGGCGATATAGTTCCAGGCAGCACCCTTGGCCATAAAGCGCGTGGTGCGCCGATCGAGCACTTCGAACGGATCGAGCGTGGGTTCGCCATGCACCTGGCAGCGAAAGCCCAGATCGACATAATCCTGCGCCCGGGAAATCCCCGGGCGCGCGTTTTTAAGGCTGTCGAGCACCTCGTCGAGAGTGTTTCCGATCGAGGAGACGATCCCCATGCCGGTGACCACAACGCGCTTCATTTATGCCCCTTGGTCTTTCTTGTCAGACGGAATTCGGCCCGAAACTTACAGGGCGCCCATGTCCGTAAAAAGGCCGACCCGCAGATCCTTGGCCTCATATATGGTTTTTCCGTCGGCTTTCACATAGCCGTCGGCAATTCCGAGCGTCAGTTTCGAGCGCATCACGCGCTTGATGTCGATACCGTACTCGACCAGTTTGACATCGTTTGTAACCTGGCCGGTGAACTTGATCTCTCCCGCCAACGCGCGGCCCCGCCCGGGCGATCCGCCCCAGCCGAGAAAAAATCCGGTCATTTGCCAGAGCGCATCGAGCCCCAGACAGCCCGGCATCACCGGGTCGCCGTGGAAATGGCAGGCAAAGAACCAAAGATCGGGAGAGACATCGAGTTCGGCCCGCACCTGTCCCTTGCCATGAGGCCCGCCATCGTCGTCGATCCGCGTGATACGGTCGAACATGAGCATCGGCGGAAGCGGCAATTGCGCATTTCCCGGTCCAAAAAGCTCACCGCGCCCACAGGCCAGCAACTGGTCGTAATCGTAAGAATGGGCGCGTTCTGCCATGGACTCCCCGCAAATCTGGAAAAAACTGTGTAGAGGGCAATCGCTAGGAGGGTCAATAGACCATTTGCCCGAGGCGGGGGTTTACGCCATCTGCGCTTTCTTCTGCCGGCGCCGGATCACCGAGGAGGCAATGCCCATGCCCTCGCGGTATTTGGCGACCGTCCTGCGGGCCACGTCGATTCCCTGCTCACGCTTGAGCACCTCGGCAATGGTGTCGTCCGAAAGGATCGCATCGGGCTTTTCCGCCTCGATCAACTGGCGGATGCGGTGGCGCACGGCCTCGGCCGAATGGTCGTCGCCGCCTGACGAAGAATTGAGGGCGGTGGTGAAGAAATATTTCATCTCGAACAGCCCGCGCGGCGTCGCGATATATTTGTTGGCCGTCACCCGCGACACCGTCGATTCGTGCATTTCGATCTCGGTTGCCACGGTCTTGAGCGTCATGGGCCGCAAATGGGAAATCCCGCGCCGCAGGAACCCGTCCTGCTGCTTGACGATCTCTGTTGCCACTTTCAGGATCGTCTGGGCCCGCTGGTCGAGGCTTTTGGTCAGCCAGTTGGCCGTGTTGAGACAATCGACGAGGAAGGTCTTTTCCTCCGCGTCGCGGGTTTTCTTGGAAATCGAGGCGTAATAGACCCGGTTGACCAGAACCCGAGGCAGGACCTCGGAATTGAGCTCGACCTGCCACCCCCCGTCATTGCCGCGCTTGACGAACACATCGGGCACCACCGATTGCACCGGCGAAAAATCGAACGCTCGGCCTGGGCGCGGATCGAGCTCGCGCAACTCGGCCAGCATGTCGAGGATGTCCTCGCGATCCGCCCCGATTTTCCTGCCCAGCAGCGCCAGATCGTGGCCGGCCACCAGGTCGAGATGGGCGAGCAGCCCGGCCATCATGGGGTCAAGCCTGTCCTTTTCGGCGAGCTGGATCGCCAGGCATTCGGCAAGCGAGCGCGCGAAAACGCCAAGGGGCTCGCAACCCTGCACCTTGCCCAGAACGGCTTCGACCGTCTCGGGGCTGGTGCCGAGCTGTTCGGCGATCTGGCCGGTCTCGGCCATCAGATAGCCGCGCTCGTCGAGATTGTCGACGAGGCTGCGCGCGATCAGCCGCTCGGCGGGATCTTTCACGATCAGATTGACCTGTTCGGCCAGATGGTCGGCCAGCGAGATCTGGGCGGAAACATACTGGTCGATATCGGGCGCTTCGCCCCCCAGCACGCCACCCTTGCCCTCGGGCCAGGAACTCGACTGGCTGAGCGAATCCTGCCCCGACTGCTCGGGGAAGACATTGGAAACGTCGGTATCGAGACTGTCCGCGATGGTCGTCGCGCTGCCTAGATGGCCGGAATGATCGACCACGTCGCGATAGGGGTCGATTTCCTCG carries:
- the rpoN gene encoding RNA polymerase factor sigma-54, with protein sequence MALSPRLDVRQTQTLTLTPQLMASIRLLQLSHMELSAFVDAELLRNPLLESPDAPDGDTPMERERAEEIDPYRDVVDHSGHLGSATTIADSLDTDVSNVFPEQSGQDSLSQSSSWPEGKGGVLGGEAPDIDQYVSAQISLADHLAEQVNLIVKDPAERLIARSLVDNLDERGYLMAETGQIAEQLGTSPETVEAVLGKVQGCEPLGVFARSLAECLAIQLAEKDRLDPMMAGLLAHLDLVAGHDLALLGRKIGADREDILDMLAELRELDPRPGRAFDFSPVQSVVPDVFVKRGNDGGWQVELNSEVLPRVLVNRVYYASISKKTRDAEEKTFLVDCLNTANWLTKSLDQRAQTILKVATEIVKQQDGFLRRGISHLRPMTLKTVATEIEMHESTVSRVTANKYIATPRGLFEMKYFFTTALNSSSGGDDHSAEAVRHRIRQLIEAEKPDAILSDDTIAEVLKREQGIDVARRTVAKYREGMGIASSVIRRRQKKAQMA
- the fabB gene encoding beta-ketoacyl-ACP synthase I, with amino-acid sequence MKRVVVTGMGIVSSIGNTLDEVLDSLKNARPGISRAQDYVDLGFRCQVHGEPTLDPFEVLDRRTTRFMAKGAAWNYIAMQQAIEMAGLEEKDVKNPRTGIVMGSGGPSTRAVVEAADITREKKSPKRIGPLAVPKAMSSTASATLATAYGILGVNYSISSACATSKHCIGNAYEQIQLGKQDIVFAGGHEDLDWSMSNLFDAMGAMSSDFNDTPEKASRAYDANRDGFVIAGGAGVLVLEEYEHAKARGANIIAELIGYGATSDGYDMVAPSGEGAVRCMRMALETVKAPIDYINPHATSTPVGDRKEIEALREVFGNEDKCPPLSATKSLTGHSLGATGVQECIYSLLMMQNRFICESANIETLDPDFADMPILRQRRDNVDLGVVLSNSFGFGGTNATLVFKHPEA
- the fabA gene encoding 3-hydroxyacyl-[acyl-carrier-protein] dehydratase FabA, producing the protein MAERAHSYDYDQLLACGRGELFGPGNAQLPLPPMLMFDRITRIDDDGGPHGKGQVRAELDVSPDLWFFACHFHGDPVMPGCLGLDALWQMTGFFLGWGGSPGRGRALAGEIKFTGQVTNDVKLVEYGIDIKRVMRSKLTLGIADGYVKADGKTIYEAKDLRVGLFTDMGAL